Proteins found in one Ignavibacteriota bacterium genomic segment:
- a CDS encoding LptF/LptG family permease: MNLIDRYIAKQFIFTFVFGIIALCTIFVVVNLLENLDNFLDQKATTIVIIKYYIYYLPEIIKLLTPISTLIATLFTVGRLSTLNEITAMKSGGMSLYRLMLPLLLMAVMLSFLQLYFNGWVVPVANEYKKQIEQKYLSKSNLGNSIYNLYLRDTPTRNIIMQYYDSQMMQGNRVSIEDFSSEESPRLISRIEANTVTWDTVSHKWIGAKIIKRDYNESGLTTVSIDTAEIPIRLRHRDIEQLRRDPKEMNFDDLWNYIRILKMGGKDVRKQLIEYYGGWAFPFANLIVILFGVPFASVRRKGGIAIQIGAAMVISFAYMIFTEVSKTIAYAYSLDPILSGWIANLIFLVAGLITIFKTKT; the protein is encoded by the coding sequence TTGAATTTAATTGACAGATATATAGCAAAGCAATTTATATTTACATTCGTGTTTGGAATTATTGCACTTTGTACAATTTTTGTGGTAGTTAATCTGCTCGAAAATCTTGATAATTTCTTAGACCAGAAAGCAACAACCATTGTAATTATTAAATATTATATTTATTATCTACCGGAAATCATAAAACTTCTTACACCCATTTCCACACTGATTGCTACCCTGTTTACTGTCGGCAGGCTTTCGACACTCAATGAAATAACTGCTATGAAGTCAGGTGGTATGAGCCTTTACAGATTGATGTTGCCACTTTTACTGATGGCTGTTATGCTAAGCTTTCTTCAATTATATTTCAATGGTTGGGTTGTTCCTGTTGCTAATGAATACAAAAAGCAAATTGAGCAAAAATATCTCAGTAAGAGCAATCTCGGTAATTCGATATATAATTTATACTTACGTGACACTCCGACCAGAAATATAATAATGCAATATTATGACTCACAAATGATGCAGGGCAACCGAGTTTCGATTGAAGATTTTTCAAGCGAAGAAAGTCCGAGATTAATTTCGAGAATTGAAGCCAACACTGTAACATGGGATACAGTTTCTCATAAGTGGATAGGTGCCAAAATTATCAAGAGAGATTATAATGAATCAGGTCTGACGACTGTTTCAATTGATACTGCCGAAATTCCTATCAGACTCAGACACCGCGATATCGAGCAGCTTCGCAGAGACCCCAAAGAAATGAATTTCGATGACTTATGGAATTATATACGTATCCTGAAAATGGGAGGAAAAGACGTTCGCAAACAATTAATAGAATATTATGGAGGTTGGGCTTTCCCTTTTGCAAATTTGATTGTCATATTATTCGGAGTTCCTTTTGCATCTGTCAGAAGAAAGGGTGGAATTGCAATCCAAATAGGTGCGGCAATGGTTATTTCTTTTGCGTATATGATTTTCACCGAGGTCAGCAAAACAATCGCTTATGCCTATAGTTTAGACCCTATTCTCAGCGGATGGATAGCAAATCTTATATTTCTTGTTGCAGGATTAATAACAATATTTAAAACTAAGACATAA
- a CDS encoding alginate lyase family protein: MLKIIKSKGIRFFLKRVTDKLINRFISWQQHSLAVKSLTYSNYDFDINGNYNLYLSNDLSLDFIIKDRILNIADSIMLHKFNLLGSGLQDVTYNSDTKGFENINYNHKIRFSDYNQLLKICVSEKNYHYSKLVLDKIDVDYKLIDWQRDFKSGFRWDSNYYHKKITYGNIEGADIKVPWELGRLSHLIMLFYVYNLTGEDKYFNEYKNQILDFIAFNPPLYGVQWMSAMDVALRAVNITSTYSLFQSSGAKFDDDFKKVLFNYLNDHLIFIISNLEWSSGMRANHYYTNICGLTYLSIFLPLSEQTQFAFNFAVNELFIETDYQFYADGGNFEASLPYHNFAAEMLFHSLLLLKNSDKKRMEQLKYENIDEYKNHSKKNNLHKDLRERISTKHFLAISENCRIEQPEIFSNKVKKIAEFTLSTLAPDSRDYLIGDNDDGFFFRLIPKYGSAGQILVSDRTELEKLSLYFYGERFNRITSFFSNFGVYIYRFELYEMAVRCGSLGQHGKGGHAHNDQLSFELYSGSDLLICDSGTFTYTASPELRNKFRSTKNHNTLSIEGLEQNHIPKGRGGDLFWLEDKSKSEVLRLSDNEFSGRHLAYEKPHERILTFKNNEIIGCDICEISSFKRVSFHLSPQVEILNKSETTVFMKTGATLFEIESVINNLKVENYQYSPSYGMKYSSNVIVIESKHNEIFWKIKIRNAI, translated from the coding sequence ATGTTAAAAATCATCAAATCAAAAGGAATAAGGTTTTTTTTAAAGCGTGTAACTGATAAATTAATTAATAGATTTATCAGTTGGCAACAACATTCCCTTGCAGTTAAATCGCTAACATACAGCAATTATGATTTTGATATTAATGGCAATTACAACTTGTATTTGTCAAATGATTTGAGTCTTGATTTTATCATAAAAGATAGAATATTGAATATTGCTGATAGTATAATGTTGCATAAATTTAATCTACTTGGCTCCGGCTTGCAAGATGTAACATATAATTCTGATACAAAGGGTTTTGAAAACATTAATTATAATCATAAAATCCGGTTTTCAGATTATAATCAATTACTGAAAATTTGTGTTTCAGAGAAAAATTATCACTATTCAAAATTAGTTCTTGATAAAATTGATGTTGATTATAAATTAATAGATTGGCAACGTGATTTCAAATCGGGGTTCAGGTGGGATTCCAATTATTATCACAAGAAAATTACTTATGGCAATATTGAGGGTGCTGATATTAAAGTACCGTGGGAACTTGGACGTCTGAGCCATCTTATAATGCTTTTTTATGTTTATAATCTCACCGGTGAAGATAAATATTTTAACGAATATAAGAATCAAATTTTAGACTTCATTGCTTTTAATCCTCCTCTTTATGGCGTTCAATGGATGTCTGCTATGGATGTTGCATTGAGGGCTGTCAATATCACAAGTACTTATTCACTATTTCAAAGTTCTGGTGCAAAGTTCGATGATGATTTTAAAAAAGTTCTATTTAATTATTTAAATGACCATTTGATATTTATTATCAGTAATCTGGAGTGGTCATCCGGTATGAGAGCAAATCATTATTATACAAATATTTGCGGATTGACTTATTTAAGCATATTTTTGCCTTTGAGTGAACAAACTCAATTTGCTTTCAATTTCGCAGTTAATGAATTATTTATCGAAACAGATTATCAGTTTTATGCTGATGGCGGGAATTTCGAGGCCTCACTTCCATATCACAATTTCGCAGCTGAAATGCTTTTCCATAGCTTGCTTTTGCTGAAGAATTCTGATAAAAAGCGAATGGAACAGCTAAAATATGAAAATATTGATGAATACAAAAATCATTCAAAAAAAAATAATTTGCATAAAGATTTGAGAGAAAGAATTTCAACAAAGCACTTTTTAGCAATTTCTGAAAATTGCAGGATAGAACAACCTGAGATATTTTCAAACAAGGTCAAAAAGATTGCTGAGTTTACATTAAGCACATTGGCGCCGGATTCCCGGGATTACCTTATTGGTGATAACGATGACGGTTTTTTCTTCAGACTTATACCAAAATATGGCTCAGCAGGTCAAATCCTTGTAAGCGACAGGACAGAGCTCGAAAAATTGTCATTATACTTTTACGGCGAAAGATTTAACAGGATAACGTCATTCTTTAGCAATTTTGGTGTGTATATCTATAGATTTGAATTATACGAAATGGCAGTCAGATGCGGCTCACTTGGTCAGCATGGCAAAGGTGGACATGCTCATAATGACCAACTGTCATTTGAATTATACTCAGGGAGTGATTTGCTGATTTGTGATAGCGGTACGTTCACCTATACAGCATCTCCTGAATTAAGGAATAAGTTTCGTTCTACAAAAAATCACAACACTTTATCAATCGAAGGTTTGGAGCAGAACCATATTCCAAAAGGCAGAGGAGGAGATTTGTTCTGGCTTGAAGACAAGTCCAAATCTGAAGTTTTAAGGCTTAGTGATAATGAATTTTCGGGACGTCATTTAGCTTATGAAAAGCCTCATGAAAGAATTCTAACTTTCAAAAACAATGAAATAATTGGTTGCGATATTTGTGAAATAAGCTCATTTAAAAGGGTATCATTTCATCTTTCGCCTCAAGTTGAAATTTTAAATAAATCTGAAACTACTGTTTTTATGAAAACAGGTGCTACATTATTTGAGATTGAATCAGTAATTAATAACCTTAAAGTTGAGAATTATCAATATTCACCTTCTTATGGAATGAAATATTCTTCAAATGTGATTGTCATTGAATCAAAACACAACGAAATTTTTTGGAAAATTAAAATTAGAAATGCAATTTGA